Proteins encoded in a region of the Isosphaeraceae bacterium EP7 genome:
- a CDS encoding HNH endonuclease: MATSDLMCRIAATDRTFRRSGGNWVGKCLICNGPIAFDAGTGEGGTVEHIRAKSRGGTEDLSNLAVVHGRCNWEKGQRWDPKRRRNEADYDELLGRMLIRRRDRWRDPPQ, from the coding sequence GTGGCCACGTCGGATTTGATGTGCCGGATCGCGGCGACCGACCGGACTTTCCGCCGGTCGGGAGGAAACTGGGTGGGCAAGTGCCTGATCTGCAACGGGCCCATCGCGTTCGACGCCGGGACCGGCGAGGGGGGGACCGTCGAGCATATCCGGGCGAAGTCGCGGGGCGGGACCGAGGATCTGAGTAATCTGGCCGTCGTACACGGCCGCTGCAACTGGGAGAAGGGGCAACGCTGGGACCCGAAGCGTCGCCGTAATGAGGCCGATTACGACGAACTCCTTGGCAGGATGCTGATCAGGAGGCGCGACCGATGGCGTGATCCTCCCCAATAA
- a CDS encoding GGDEF domain-containing protein, which yields MDKNSSTQVCKIPRAADLDPPGGPLRHYLIVLRGPAMGAMIRLNAGCVTVGRSPESLVQFADSSISRHHATLTTGEGGRVRLVDLGSTNGTFLNGKRIGAMEMVELADGDRLQLGTSTLLKFARPDALEEKFCRELFDRSVRDPLTGLYNRGYFVDEVRALYDRAALSGLGLCLILLDIDHFKKVNDSHGHDAGDAALREVAAVLRQSTRPDDLVSRYGGEEFVLALPVGGTDAAIERAEHLRKMVGARRIRLPEGETLLLTGSLGVAYAAPDLPFDPPEIISLADRALYLAKQNGRDRVVILRERRFAEAAGVTQSITLEIET from the coding sequence ATGGACAAGAACAGCTCGACGCAGGTCTGCAAGATTCCGCGGGCCGCAGATCTGGACCCACCCGGCGGACCGCTTCGCCATTATCTGATCGTGCTTCGCGGCCCGGCAATGGGGGCCATGATTCGCCTGAATGCCGGCTGCGTGACCGTGGGAAGGTCTCCCGAAAGCCTCGTCCAGTTCGCCGACTCGAGCATCTCGCGGCATCACGCCACTCTCACCACCGGCGAAGGGGGCCGAGTCAGGCTCGTCGACCTGGGCAGCACCAATGGGACATTTCTGAACGGCAAGAGAATCGGGGCGATGGAGATGGTCGAGCTGGCCGATGGTGACCGGCTCCAACTTGGCACGTCAACTCTGTTGAAATTCGCCCGCCCCGACGCGCTCGAGGAGAAATTCTGCCGCGAGCTGTTCGACCGGTCGGTCCGCGATCCCCTGACGGGCCTCTACAACCGGGGCTACTTCGTCGACGAGGTCCGCGCCCTCTACGACCGTGCCGCCCTGTCGGGCCTCGGCCTCTGCCTCATCCTCCTCGACATCGACCACTTCAAGAAAGTTAACGACAGCCACGGCCACGACGCCGGGGACGCTGCGTTGAGAGAGGTGGCGGCGGTCCTCCGGCAATCGACCCGCCCCGACGACCTGGTCTCACGCTACGGCGGCGAGGAATTCGTGTTAGCCTTGCCCGTCGGCGGCACCGATGCCGCGATCGAACGCGCCGAGCATCTTCGCAAGATGGTCGGTGCACGGAGGATCCGATTGCCCGAGGGCGAGACCCTATTGCTCACCGGCAGTCTCGGCGTGGCCTATGCCGCGCCGGACCTCCCGTTCGATCCGCCCGAGATCATCTCGCTGGCAGACAGGGCCCTCTACCTCGCCAAGCAGAACGGAAGAGATCGCGTCGTCATCCTGCGCGAGCGGAGGTTCGCCGAGGCGGCCGGTGTCACACAATCGATCACCCTCGAGATCGAGACCTGA
- a CDS encoding HAD family hydrolase encodes MSVKAILFDFDGTLADTANIHVAAWERTFAEIGFVIPQDVCLRAVEEDDRRFLVDVFASKDVLDGDVEGWLRRKQDVTATMLADAPQIYPGVIELITRLRDHYRLAVVTTTWRENVVATLEAAGIADAFEVVVAKQDVASQKPDAEAYTLALSRLGVDASSAWAVEDSPSGVRAAIAAGLRVVAVGHRSPRGDWSVDATYLESLVNELDFLEVVRAEPS; translated from the coding sequence ATGAGCGTCAAGGCAATCCTCTTCGACTTCGACGGCACCCTGGCCGACACGGCCAACATCCACGTCGCCGCCTGGGAGCGGACCTTCGCCGAGATCGGCTTCGTGATCCCCCAGGATGTCTGCCTCCGCGCCGTCGAGGAGGATGATCGACGCTTCCTCGTAGACGTGTTCGCCAGCAAGGACGTCCTCGACGGCGACGTCGAAGGCTGGCTTCGCCGGAAACAGGACGTCACCGCGACGATGCTCGCCGACGCCCCCCAGATTTATCCCGGCGTCATCGAGCTCATCACGAGACTCCGCGATCATTATCGCCTCGCCGTCGTCACCACGACCTGGCGTGAGAATGTCGTCGCCACTCTCGAAGCCGCCGGCATCGCCGACGCGTTCGAGGTCGTCGTGGCCAAGCAGGATGTCGCCTCCCAGAAGCCCGACGCCGAGGCTTACACACTGGCCCTGTCGCGGCTCGGCGTCGACGCTTCGTCGGCCTGGGCCGTCGAAGATTCCCCGAGCGGAGTCCGTGCGGCAATCGCCGCGGGCCTGAGGGTCGTGGCCGTCGGTCACCGAAGCCCGCGCGGCGACTGGTCGGTCGACGCCACGTATCTGGAAAGCCTGGTAAACGAACTCGATTTCCTCGAGGTCGTGCGCGCAGAGCCGAGCTGA
- the purB gene encoding adenylosuccinate lyase gives MSNPNVYENPLITRYASRTMAELWSSQRKFSTWRRLWVALAQAERDLGLPISSEQVAELRAHVDDIDFAAAAGYERKLRHDVMAHVHTYADAAPGARAIIHLGATSCYVTDNTDLILIRDALTLVRDGLVQSIDALADFAVRYKDLPCLGYTHYQPAQLVTVGKRATLWCHELILDLSEIERRIETLRFLGVKGTTGTQASFLALFDGDHGKVEALDAAVAHAFRFDSTYPVSGQTYSRKVDSQALAALGGFAESAHRFGSDLRLLAHEREVEEPFESDQIGSSAMPYKRNPMRAERMCSIARFAMALPATLAQTAATQWLERTLDDSAVRRIAIPQAFLAVDALLTLYLNVVPGLIVNPAIVARRVAEELPFMATENILMAGVRAGGDRQILHESIRNHSIAAGLRLKQGAADNDLIARIRGDAAFGAVDVDGVLDPTRYIGRSAEQVVAFIKTEVEPIRLRYPGQKARAREVHV, from the coding sequence ATGTCCAACCCCAACGTCTACGAAAATCCGCTGATCACCCGCTACGCCTCGCGGACCATGGCCGAGCTCTGGTCGTCGCAGCGCAAGTTCTCCACCTGGAGACGCCTCTGGGTCGCCCTGGCCCAGGCCGAGCGTGACCTGGGTCTGCCGATCTCCTCGGAGCAGGTCGCCGAGCTGCGGGCCCACGTCGACGATATTGATTTCGCCGCCGCCGCAGGCTACGAGCGCAAGTTGCGCCATGACGTGATGGCGCACGTCCACACATATGCCGACGCCGCGCCCGGCGCCCGGGCCATCATCCACCTGGGTGCCACAAGCTGCTATGTGACCGACAATACCGACCTGATCCTGATCCGCGACGCCCTCACCCTCGTCCGCGATGGTTTGGTCCAGTCCATCGACGCCCTCGCCGATTTCGCGGTTCGTTACAAGGATTTGCCCTGCCTGGGCTACACCCATTATCAGCCCGCGCAACTCGTCACGGTCGGCAAGCGTGCCACCCTCTGGTGCCACGAGTTAATCCTGGATCTCAGCGAGATCGAGCGCCGGATCGAGACCCTACGATTCCTCGGCGTGAAGGGGACCACCGGCACCCAGGCCAGCTTCCTGGCCCTCTTCGACGGCGACCACGGCAAGGTCGAGGCCCTTGACGCGGCTGTCGCCCATGCCTTCCGCTTCGACTCCACTTATCCTGTCTCCGGGCAGACGTATTCCCGCAAGGTCGACTCCCAGGCGCTGGCGGCGCTCGGCGGCTTCGCCGAGAGCGCCCACCGATTCGGCTCCGACTTGCGGCTGCTCGCCCACGAACGCGAGGTCGAAGAGCCGTTCGAGTCCGACCAGATCGGCTCCTCCGCCATGCCGTATAAACGTAATCCAATGCGTGCCGAGCGAATGTGCTCGATCGCCCGGTTCGCCATGGCACTCCCGGCCACGCTCGCGCAGACCGCCGCGACGCAGTGGCTGGAACGGACGCTCGACGATAGCGCGGTGCGGCGCATCGCGATCCCGCAAGCGTTCCTGGCCGTCGACGCCCTGCTGACGCTCTACCTGAATGTTGTCCCGGGCCTGATCGTCAATCCGGCCATCGTGGCCAGGCGGGTGGCCGAGGAACTCCCCTTCATGGCCACCGAGAATATCCTGATGGCCGGGGTCAGGGCCGGCGGCGACAGGCAAATCCTCCACGAGTCGATCCGGAACCACTCCATCGCGGCCGGCCTCCGCTTGAAGCAAGGGGCTGCCGACAACGACCTGATTGCCCGGATCCGCGGAGACGCCGCGTTCGGGGCGGTCGACGTCGATGGGGTTCTCGACCCGACTCGTTATATCGGCCGATCTGCCGAGCAGGTCGTCGCGTTCATCAAGACCGAGGTCGAGCCGATCCGCCTGCGTTATCCCGGTCAGAAGGCCAGGGCGCGCGAAGTTCACGTCTGA
- a CDS encoding DUF2171 domain-containing protein yields MTTSMQEIGRIAVHMEVITSCGQLIGKVDHITGSHIRLTKIDSIDGRLHEIPISLVQSVDSKIHLSKGAAEVMGLWSTTPC; encoded by the coding sequence ATGACGACTTCAATGCAGGAAATCGGCCGGATTGCAGTGCACATGGAGGTGATCACATCGTGCGGCCAGCTGATCGGCAAGGTCGATCATATCACCGGCTCGCACATCAGGCTGACGAAGATTGACTCGATCGACGGCAGGCTCCATGAGATTCCCATAAGCCTCGTGCAATCGGTCGATTCGAAGATCCATCTCTCCAAAGGCGCCGCGGAAGTCATGGGCCTCTGGTCGACCACGCCATGCTGA
- a CDS encoding fatty acid desaturase, protein MPKNDLSWDDAHRRLVPLMKPDNRTNIGFIAREYLFLAVVLSGCHMLMATRSTDSLSTGLFAPLAMLGVLLVAIGQHRLSGLAHDASHQVLFRNKLANELVSDLLLMFPIVAMTQKYRAAHLGHHQFVNDPARDPDLMRLNHPDPQHFPITKSGFWHRYVVLGLWPPSILRYLFGRAKAANLGVDGSKTLRGVYSVRVARCMRGAYWLSLLSAVHLSGSWATFGLFWIVPLLTAYPILMQLREIAHHSNAPDDGDLTNSRVFLINPLLSAAIFPYGQAFHLTHHLFAMVPHYRVARAHEILGEHVPYRDSVVVCRGYFFRTLGTQGPSVLDVLSRPRGGAIRRPYLSAARGLHAKN, encoded by the coding sequence ATGCCCAAGAACGACCTGAGTTGGGACGATGCTCATCGCCGGCTCGTTCCCCTGATGAAGCCCGACAATCGAACGAACATCGGCTTTATCGCCAGGGAATACCTCTTCCTGGCGGTCGTCCTATCCGGCTGCCACATGCTGATGGCGACCCGGTCAACCGACTCATTGTCGACCGGGCTGTTCGCGCCGCTGGCCATGCTCGGCGTTCTCCTCGTCGCCATCGGCCAGCATCGGCTCTCCGGCCTGGCGCACGACGCGAGCCATCAAGTCTTGTTCCGGAACAAGCTGGCGAACGAGCTTGTCTCCGACCTGCTGCTGATGTTCCCCATCGTGGCGATGACCCAGAAATATCGGGCCGCGCACCTGGGTCATCATCAGTTCGTCAACGACCCGGCACGCGACCCCGATCTGATGCGCCTGAATCATCCCGATCCCCAGCATTTCCCGATCACCAAATCGGGTTTCTGGCATCGATACGTCGTGCTCGGTCTCTGGCCTCCCTCGATCCTGCGCTACTTGTTCGGCAGGGCCAAGGCGGCTAATCTGGGAGTTGACGGTTCGAAGACCCTTCGCGGGGTCTACTCGGTGCGGGTGGCCCGCTGCATGCGTGGGGCCTACTGGTTGAGCCTGCTGTCAGCGGTCCACCTCTCGGGCTCGTGGGCAACCTTCGGGCTGTTCTGGATCGTCCCGCTGCTGACCGCGTATCCGATCCTGATGCAGTTGCGTGAGATCGCGCACCACTCGAATGCCCCCGACGATGGGGACCTGACCAACTCGCGTGTCTTCCTGATCAATCCCTTGCTCTCTGCGGCCATCTTCCCCTATGGACAGGCGTTCCACCTGACGCACCACCTGTTCGCCATGGTGCCGCATTACCGGGTCGCACGGGCGCACGAAATCCTGGGCGAACACGTCCCCTATCGAGATTCGGTCGTCGTCTGCCGGGGCTATTTCTTCAGGACCCTGGGCACGCAAGGCCCTTCGGTACTCGACGTACTGTCCAGGCCACGAGGCGGGGCGATCCGGAGGCCATATCTGAGTGCGGCACGAGGCTTGCACGCCAAGAATTAA
- a CDS encoding amino acid ABC transporter ATP-binding protein: MIEVRGLIKRHGASDVLRGVDLRVERGEVAAIVGPSGGGKSTFLRCLNGLESIEGGRIEIDGQVLTSTMTAKVRETTLLSIRRRVGMVFQAFNLFSHQTALQNVAEGPRSVLGLPRLEAEELARTLLARVGLADKVESRPGQLSGGQQQRVAIARALAMQPVAILFDEPTSALDPRMAGEVLAVINDLARDGLTMIVVTHAMEFARRVAQTVHVFEGGRVARSGPPDEVLAPETAAIEAA, encoded by the coding sequence ATGATCGAGGTCCGCGGTCTGATCAAGCGGCACGGGGCGTCGGACGTGCTCCGAGGCGTCGACTTGCGGGTGGAGCGAGGCGAGGTGGCAGCGATCGTCGGCCCTTCCGGCGGGGGGAAGAGCACGTTCTTGCGCTGCCTTAACGGCCTCGAGTCGATTGAAGGGGGCCGAATCGAGATCGACGGCCAGGTCCTGACCTCGACGATGACGGCGAAGGTTCGGGAGACGACCTTGCTCTCGATCAGGCGGCGCGTGGGTATGGTCTTCCAGGCGTTCAACCTGTTCTCGCACCAGACGGCGCTCCAGAATGTGGCCGAGGGTCCTCGATCGGTCCTCGGCCTGCCCAGACTCGAGGCCGAGGAGCTGGCCCGGACACTTCTGGCCAGGGTCGGGCTGGCGGACAAGGTCGAGTCCAGGCCCGGGCAGCTTTCCGGAGGCCAGCAGCAGCGGGTTGCGATTGCCCGAGCACTGGCGATGCAACCCGTGGCGATCCTGTTCGATGAGCCGACCAGCGCGCTTGATCCGCGCATGGCCGGTGAGGTCCTGGCCGTGATCAATGACCTGGCCCGCGACGGCCTGACGATGATCGTGGTGACGCACGCCATGGAATTCGCTCGCCGCGTGGCCCAGACCGTCCACGTGTTTGAAGGAGGCCGGGTCGCTCGTTCGGGGCCGCCAGACGAGGTGCTCGCCCCGGAAACCGCCGCCATCGAAGCCGCCTGA
- a CDS encoding ABC transporter substrate-binding protein/permease, with amino-acid sequence MDDDAADAPRSRSGSDQALVAGDDSIVDSLSRISCSGRFLLAFILACLAGVPCRGDALDRIRSSGELRYGCDQEGGGPYAYPDPIDPSRVTGFEVELMSLLAGEFGPTPVLVQGQWDTLLPVLETGRVDVVVNGYELTSPRLDQYLATRPYYLFQMELMVPRGGLVRGWESLRVARPDGVRWRVGVLGGSSAETYARDHGGGSVEVLSFNGATDAMMAAKNGQIDATLQDLPAARFYAPNYPALEVVGPPLGGGSYVMYLRRQDAPLRDRLDRGLARLIRSGELRRLYEKYGIWTALQEDLAKAETPGQSARKATGDSESAAHETSRGLALIWRYGSTLLKASAMTVFLAAASMPLAIAIGLAVALGRLYGPPPARWILATYVELIRGTPLMLQLYVLFFLLPELDVSLPPIMAGIAGLAINYSAYEAEIYRAGLQAIPGGQMEAALALGMTRAQGLRRIVIPQAVRMVIPPVTNDFIALFKDTSVCSVITLVELTKQYSILANSTGGVLEFAAASALLYLGMSLPLSWLSRWSERRLSGEQSERRSPA; translated from the coding sequence ATGGACGATGATGCGGCCGACGCTCCACGATCTCGGAGCGGTTCTGATCAGGCCCTCGTCGCCGGGGACGACTCGATCGTCGATTCATTGTCACGGATTTCTTGCTCTGGTCGATTCCTGCTCGCATTCATCCTGGCATGTTTGGCCGGTGTGCCTTGCCGCGGCGATGCGCTGGATCGGATCCGATCGAGCGGTGAGCTGCGGTACGGCTGCGACCAGGAAGGGGGCGGCCCCTATGCTTATCCCGATCCCATAGACCCGAGCCGGGTCACGGGTTTTGAAGTCGAGTTGATGAGCCTGCTTGCAGGGGAGTTCGGCCCGACTCCGGTCCTCGTCCAGGGCCAGTGGGATACGCTGCTGCCAGTGTTGGAGACGGGCCGTGTCGACGTCGTCGTTAACGGCTACGAGTTGACTTCGCCTCGGCTCGACCAGTACCTGGCGACGCGGCCCTATTACCTCTTCCAGATGGAATTGATGGTCCCCCGCGGGGGACTCGTGCGGGGCTGGGAGAGCCTGAGAGTCGCGAGGCCAGACGGAGTTCGCTGGCGCGTGGGCGTTCTCGGTGGGTCGTCGGCCGAGACTTACGCGCGTGATCACGGCGGAGGGAGCGTCGAGGTCCTCTCGTTCAACGGCGCGACCGACGCGATGATGGCGGCCAAGAACGGGCAGATCGACGCGACGCTGCAAGACCTGCCCGCGGCGCGGTTCTACGCGCCCAATTATCCCGCGCTGGAAGTCGTCGGGCCGCCGCTGGGCGGAGGCTCTTACGTGATGTACTTGAGGCGCCAGGACGCCCCGCTCCGCGATCGACTCGACCGAGGACTGGCCCGCCTGATCCGCTCCGGCGAACTCAGGCGGCTCTACGAGAAATACGGGATCTGGACCGCGCTTCAGGAGGATCTCGCCAAGGCCGAGACCCCCGGTCAATCCGCCCGGAAAGCGACCGGTGACTCGGAGTCGGCGGCACACGAGACGAGCCGAGGCCTGGCCCTAATCTGGCGATACGGATCAACCTTGCTGAAGGCGTCCGCGATGACGGTGTTCCTCGCGGCGGCATCGATGCCTCTCGCGATCGCGATTGGCTTGGCCGTGGCTCTCGGCAGGCTCTACGGGCCGCCGCCCGCCCGTTGGATCCTCGCGACTTATGTCGAGCTCATTCGCGGGACGCCCTTGATGCTCCAGCTTTACGTCCTGTTCTTCCTGCTGCCGGAGCTGGACGTCTCGCTGCCGCCGATCATGGCGGGAATTGCCGGGCTGGCGATCAATTATTCGGCCTACGAGGCGGAGATTTACCGGGCCGGATTGCAGGCGATCCCCGGAGGCCAGATGGAGGCGGCACTGGCCCTGGGAATGACCAGGGCGCAGGGCCTGCGTCGGATCGTGATTCCTCAGGCGGTGCGGATGGTGATCCCGCCTGTGACCAATGACTTCATCGCGCTGTTCAAGGATACTTCGGTCTGCTCGGTCATCACCCTCGTGGAGTTGACGAAGCAATACTCGATCCTGGCGAACAGCACGGGTGGTGTCCTGGAATTCGCCGCCGCCTCGGCCTTGCTCTACCTGGGGATGAGCCTCCCGTTGTCCTGGCTCTCGCGCTGGTCCGAACGTCGTCTCTCGGGCGAGCAATCCGAGCGGAGGTCTCCCGCATGA
- a CDS encoding ceramide glucosyltransferase: MEAGDSLLEKVTGQETVMVPGNVLLLIVAGFAVTTTLLSMAALAWVIRPRRTGSIGSPDYLPPLTILKPLKGVDEGLEENLRSFFLLDYPEYQLLFGVADEDDPAIPIVRQLLDEYPGRDASLIVGSPVFGLNPKVENLAAMDRFRKHAVLLISDSNVRARPSYLRETVCYLSEPGVGLVTNLFTGVGERQSGAAIENLQLNGFIAGGVAMASVFGLTCVVGKSMLMKAEALNAIGGFARVRNLLAEDQVIGMRVRQAGYKVRLSHHVIDNVNYDRDLHWFLNRHSRWYKIRARLAWPAFMIEPAANLAGVGLIWALSGESGLAWGGLLVLVGLGVVRDSVQTRWLRGTWPKARHLWLSPVKDLFLLPVWFDALVNKRVVWRGHRLIIGRFTRLRLARVPRVVRQRVRRVVRFRARGESPSI; this comes from the coding sequence GTGGAAGCCGGCGACTCCCTGCTCGAGAAGGTCACCGGCCAGGAGACCGTCATGGTCCCGGGTAACGTGCTGCTGCTCATCGTCGCGGGGTTCGCCGTCACTACGACGCTGCTCTCGATGGCCGCGCTCGCGTGGGTCATCCGCCCGCGTCGCACCGGCTCCATCGGCTCCCCCGACTACCTGCCGCCGCTGACGATCCTCAAGCCGCTCAAAGGGGTCGATGAAGGGCTCGAGGAGAATCTCCGGAGTTTCTTCCTGCTCGACTATCCCGAGTATCAGCTGCTCTTCGGCGTCGCCGACGAGGACGACCCGGCAATCCCCATCGTCAGGCAATTGCTGGATGAGTACCCTGGTCGCGATGCGAGCCTGATCGTCGGCAGCCCCGTCTTCGGGCTCAACCCGAAGGTGGAAAATCTGGCGGCCATGGATCGGTTCCGCAAGCACGCCGTCCTGCTCATCAGCGACTCCAACGTGCGTGCCCGGCCGAGCTATCTGCGCGAGACGGTCTGCTACCTGTCGGAGCCTGGAGTCGGGCTGGTCACCAACCTCTTCACCGGGGTGGGCGAACGGCAGTCCGGGGCGGCGATCGAGAACTTGCAGCTCAACGGCTTCATCGCCGGCGGAGTGGCGATGGCCTCGGTGTTCGGCCTGACGTGTGTCGTCGGCAAATCAATGCTCATGAAAGCCGAAGCCCTGAATGCCATCGGTGGCTTCGCTCGGGTTCGAAACCTGCTCGCCGAAGACCAGGTCATCGGGATGCGCGTTCGGCAGGCTGGCTACAAGGTCCGCCTGAGCCATCACGTCATCGATAACGTGAACTACGACCGAGACTTGCACTGGTTCCTCAACCGCCACTCTCGGTGGTACAAGATCCGCGCGAGACTCGCTTGGCCGGCGTTCATGATCGAGCCCGCGGCCAATCTCGCGGGAGTCGGCCTGATCTGGGCGCTCTCGGGCGAATCCGGACTGGCCTGGGGCGGATTGCTGGTACTGGTCGGCCTCGGTGTGGTCCGCGACTCGGTGCAGACTCGTTGGCTGCGTGGGACCTGGCCCAAGGCCCGGCACCTCTGGTTGAGTCCCGTGAAGGATCTGTTCCTGTTGCCGGTCTGGTTCGACGCGCTGGTTAACAAGCGAGTCGTCTGGCGTGGGCATCGGCTGATCATCGGGCGATTCACGCGGCTACGATTGGCCCGGGTCCCGCGAGTGGTTCGTCAGCGAGTCCGGCGAGTCGTCCGCTTCCGCGCACGGGGCGAGAGTCCTTCGATCTGA